In one Spartinivicinus poritis genomic region, the following are encoded:
- a CDS encoding SMI1/KNR4 family protein, with translation MSKVTEAYMKLMKFYNELADQGVEIDLSTPGKKGCTKKEIQELESKLGYSIGSELRDFLTFSYPQESTHCIWLGGSFFEKDEEEESDEQDPGWETYLNTCIDGIITAYKEGLELAEEYKSDDSMGVEDIRLKHSDMNKMWIPIGYDSLGQHGYFIDMDPSSVGKVGQIISGAGESSPSYVIADTLAEFFSVVLKCHKDKVEWSDILSDQFENSNFNKFNLENGVENTDEVEEESSIEEISPNYQEEDDRELAMDLGLSFDEFCKLRKCQEFNGIHISLDNLGEMAIKMNLPDDPETGYIGLTFINDTFFSDTNDSIKEYSNDKEMLDTVCKIVEKVFPLLNSNHNNVKFVAELIISDCFKFLFVGGRVNEAYRLIPYAKKSDKRFAINKINKMMSNPLIKLAYNQELRSKFMEKLES, from the coding sequence GTGAGTAAAGTAACTGAAGCCTATATGAAGCTTATGAAGTTTTATAATGAGCTTGCTGATCAGGGAGTTGAAATTGATTTAAGTACGCCAGGAAAAAAAGGGTGCACAAAAAAAGAAATACAAGAATTAGAATCTAAATTGGGGTATTCAATTGGCTCTGAACTTAGAGATTTTTTAACTTTTTCATACCCTCAGGAAAGTACTCATTGTATTTGGCTTGGGGGTAGCTTTTTTGAAAAAGATGAAGAAGAGGAAAGCGATGAGCAAGACCCCGGTTGGGAAACTTATCTAAATACTTGTATAGATGGCATTATAACAGCTTATAAGGAAGGGCTTGAGCTTGCGGAAGAATATAAGTCTGATGATTCAATGGGTGTTGAAGATATTAGATTAAAGCATAGTGACATGAATAAAATGTGGATACCGATAGGATATGATTCATTAGGACAGCATGGTTATTTTATTGATATGGACCCTTCTTCAGTTGGTAAAGTAGGTCAAATAATTTCAGGTGCAGGGGAAAGCTCACCCTCTTACGTTATAGCTGACACTTTAGCTGAGTTTTTCTCAGTTGTTTTAAAGTGCCATAAAGATAAAGTTGAGTGGTCAGATATTTTATCTGATCAATTTGAAAATAGTAATTTTAATAAATTCAACTTGGAAAATGGGGTAGAAAACACAGACGAGGTGGAAGAAGAAAGCTCCATTGAAGAAATAAGCCCCAACTACCAAGAAGAAGATGATCGAGAACTTGCAATGGACTTAGGCCTATCTTTCGATGAGTTTTGCAAGTTAAGAAAGTGTCAGGAATTTAATGGTATACATATTAGTTTAGATAATTTAGGTGAAATGGCTATTAAGATGAATTTACCTGATGACCCTGAAACTGGCTATATTGGACTGACATTTATAAACGATACATTTTTTTCCGATACAAATGATAGCATTAAAGAGTATTCGAACGATAAAGAGATGTTAGATACTGTTTGCAAGATAGTAGAAAAGGTATTTCCTTTACTAAATAGCAATCACAATAATGTCAAATTTGTAGCTGAATTGATAATTTCTGATTGTTTTAAGTTCTTATTTGTTGGTGGCCGCGTTAATGAAGCCTATAGATTAATTCCTTATGCAAAAAAATCGGATAAGCGTTTTGCTATTAATAAAATTAATAAGATGATGAGCAACCCTCTAA